In Choristoneura fumiferana chromosome 21, NRCan_CFum_1, whole genome shotgun sequence, a single genomic region encodes these proteins:
- the LOC141439585 gene encoding 2-oxoglutarate and iron-dependent oxygenase domain-containing protein 3-like yields MQEIKRRNITKEKDSLENKNVLKQEKLKSKKESSSRNISLRVLSRTVVIFSLLLIVYFSSKDEKVKVFAKQSDKLPGVGQIVDCSSSYMKEVDKYEGCFPKNCKRFVTDMVISDNEADKLLAIAKKGLKYGGSSGGASILDLHSGAMSKGQHFVNFYKINELKNIFDDSDFNVYRVVKEKIKHSVAHHFGVFPDRIYLTHPTFFSEINSKEAVTLHDEYWHPHVDKETYKSFHYTTLLYLGDYNIDFTGGRFVFIDEKFNRTVEPRKGRLSMFTSGAENLHYVEKVMSGIRYAMTISFTCDQQYAIEDPSSKKYEN; encoded by the exons ATGCAAGAAATTAAAAGACGAAATATCACAAAGGAAAAAGATTCCTTAGAAAACAAAAATGTCCTAAAACAAGAGAAACTCAAGTCAAAGAAAGA ATCCTCTAGTCGAAATATTTCACTGAGAGTGTTATCACGCACTGTAGTTATATTTTCACTCCttttaatagtatatttttcgTCTAAAGATGAGAAAGTCAAAGTTTTCGCCAAACAATCTGATAAACTACCCGGTGTCGGCCAAATAGTAGACTGTTCTTCCTCCTACATGAAGGAAGTAGACAAATATGAGGGCTGTTTCCCTAAAAACTGTAAGAGGTTTGTCACTGACATGGTGATATCAGATAATGAAGCTGATAAACTTTTAGCCATTGCTAAAAAGGGCCTAAAGTATGGAGGTTCGTCTGGTGGAGCCTCAATACTAGATCTACACAGTGGAGCAATGTCAAAAGGCCAACACTTTGTGaacttttacaaaataaacgaattgaagaatatatttgaTGACAGTGACTTCAATGTATACAGG GTAGTCAAGGAGAAAATCAAGCATAGTGTGGCTCATCACTTTGGGGTGTTTCCTGATAGAATATATTTAACACATCCTACATTCTTCTCAGAAATAAACTCCAAAGAGGCTGTCACATTACATGATGAATATTGGCATCCTCATGTTGATAAA gaAACTTACAAGTCATTCCACTACACAACACTACTGTATTTAGGAGACTACAATATTGATTTTACGGGAGGAAGATTTGTGTTTATAGATGAAAAGTTCAATAGAACTGTTGAGCCTCGAAAAGGCAGGCTCAGCATGTTCACAAGTGGTGCTGAAAACTTGCATTATGTTGAAAAAGTTATGTCAGGCATTAGATATGCTATGACTATATCATTCACGTGTGATCAACAATACGCCATTGAAGATCCTAGCTCaaagaaatatgaaaactaA
- the LOC141440037 gene encoding uncharacterized protein, with protein sequence MDGPNLDHSDSDSGESWTLLEDSPAYAYEALEYCDGLPKPKGDTADNTDKDEDTDGISVITDSEPESIPCEITYETPAPEEESRPTEPKIPQYISVNPFAENSIDDEHNESMRSDDDLLGDNSGKHKTYVHRRNKRLSTVLNIIMLGSVITAAGVAIGHMWGVRDDCTIQATTPSVNKILSNLYKLQEENNYLRNKLKELTLLNNVHMSQRKSSTDKSIKQPRCKKVFEEPLSNKNTNKVTKCLDNEETNADKQSEHTQPEYEKELLRDVDKLKNVYMQNRSWLDEAIARRLKNEKQQAAKDMKGLRNILKDNTRDIKQKPEKPNESVDIKHHVKPEIKEDVVTDKNSAPAKKITYADSLRSDKDNKTKQTVNLEAVETKNDYRKKRPKRSYETPMENSLSEEDFKKDDRYMAPKHKQERKKYDRHNLHKKQKRKNKYEQWEIKSGYMKDFDDFSISSSQENDFILKNPDNNAPTRDFERNAFITDFAVTADNIKSTQTLDRLTRKTLKQDKTRRKDKDPTWYEKRAIQRTEARKKLEQELFGDTSPNTAGWYFKRMQKREQCRVKGDNSTHRKLLKRSMNFKLKR encoded by the exons ATGGACGGCCCCAATCTCGATCACAGTGATTCCGATTCTGGGGAAAGCTGGACTCTTTTAGAAGATTCTCCAGCGTACGCTTACGAGGCTCTAGAATACTGCGACGGTCTCCCCAAGCCAAAGGG GGATACAGCAGATAATACTGACAAAGATGAAGACACTGATGGAATATCCGTCATTACCGACAGCGAGCCTGAATCGATACCATGTGAAATCACTTACGAAACACCCGCCCCAGAAGAAGAAAGCCGTCCAACAGAACCCAAAATACCCCAATATATTTCGGTCAATCCCTTTGCCGAAAATAGTATAGATGACGAACACAATGAATCCATGAGGAGCGACGATGACCTACTTGGAGATAACAGCGGCAAGCACAAGACTTACGTGCATAGAAGAAATAAGAGACTGAGCACTGTCCTCAACATAATAATGCTTGGCAGCGTCATCACCGCCGCCGGGGTCGCCATTGGACACATGTGGGGGGTGCGGGACGATTGCACCATTCAAGCAACCACCCCATCAGTTAATAAAATCTTATCCAACCTTTACAAACTACAAGAGGAAAACAACTACTTACGAAACAAGTTAAAAGAACTAACTCTGTTAAATAATGTGCACATGTCACAACGAAAATCGTCCACCGATAAATCTATCAAACAGCCGCGATGCAAGAAAGTGTTTGAGGAACCATTGAGCAATAAAAACACGAACAAGGTGACGAAATGCCTTGACAATGAAGAAACCAATGCTGACAAACAGTCAGAACATACTCAACCCGAATACGAAAAAGAATTACTACGTGATGTcgataaacttaaaaatgtttatatGCAAAATAGAAGCTGGCTAGATGAAGCAATCGCAAGAAGGTTGAAAAACGAAAAGCAACAGGCTGCCAAAGACATGAAAGGTTTGAGAAACATACTAAAAGATAATACCCGAGATATTAAGCAAAAACCTGAAAAGCCTAATGAATCGGTTGATATTAAACATCATGTAAAACCGGAGATAAAGGAGGATGTCGTCACTGATAAGAACTCAGCACCCGCAAAGAAGATCACTTATGCAGATTCACTGCGGTCTGATAAggataacaaaacaaaacaaactgtcAACCTTGAAGCCGTCGAAACCAAGAACGATTACCGTAAAAAGAGACCAAAGAGATCTTATGAGACGCCAATGGAAAATTCATTGAGCGAGGAAGATTTCAAAAAGGATGATCGATACATGGCCCCTAAACACAAACAGGAGAGGAAAAAGTATGACCGCCATAATTTGCATAAGAAGCagaaaaggaaaaacaaatatGAACAGTGGGAAATTAAAAGTGGTTACATGAAAGATTTTGACGATTTCTCAATAAGTTCGTCACAAGAGAAtgattttattcttaaaaatcCAGACAACAACGCACCCACTCGCGATTTCGAACGTAATGCGTTCATAACTGATTTCGCAGTTACCGCTGACAATATAAAGTCGACTCAAACCTTAGATCGACTCACTCGCAAGACTCTGAAGCAAGACAAGACCAGGCGCAAAGACAAAGATCCCACGTGGTATGAGAAACGAGCTATTCAGCGTACAGAGGCAAGAAAGAAACTTGAGCAAGAACTCTTTGGCGACACTTCTCCAAATACCGCCGGTTGGTATTTCAAGCGTATGCAGAAACGAGAACAGTGCCGCGTAAAGGGCGATAACAGTACACACCGAAAACTTTTAAAACGAAGCATGAACTTCAAATTGAAGCGTTAA